A region from the Lolium perenne isolate Kyuss_39 chromosome 4, Kyuss_2.0, whole genome shotgun sequence genome encodes:
- the LOC139839118 gene encoding F-box protein At5g49610-like, with protein sequence MAGLPRIEPNPACLGLPEEIFGWEILVRLPAKDVVRCRAVCRPWRRLASTRDFLLENHLHQPSLPLVLLSRRQRGCTWGDLRAFHHRAAAPEAQLQPVVQIDDSTAITVQTSRDGLLLLSVCTFSPYIERGFICNPTTRQIGQVPEIQGPVWMVPGSALPKLGRANYLAKLFAAAVSPRSWLKSERRNQNFGRDLRSWRQSKREPTPAVNAKILAWQWPATIQTDPKTSMSRGYIGILLPVRPRRVGRPPEQAAFFDASVLVSGNLHWSWWPLPVKKDQSEKTITVFDTTSELFRLMRGPVVQTSTAYLYEVDGALGIYSCNDTIATVDIWSMEDYDSEVWSHRYHVQLPVAEITRHGRRDVLVVHEERDVFVLYNSGRTLFLVDTDGKLLTSLQLDDGIIIPATHRIKQSLVQHSFFSALQDAPLNAWSFI encoded by the exons ATGGCGGGCCTCCCGAGAATAGAACCAAATCCGGCATGCCTCGGTCTTCCCGAGGAGATCTTCGGCTGGGAGATCCTGGTGCGCCTGCCGGCCAAGGACGTCGTGCGTTGCCGCGCAGTCTGCCGCCCTTGGCGCCGCCTCGCCTCCACCCGCGACTTCCTCCTGGAAAACCACCTCCACCAGCCCtccctccccctcgtcctcctcaGCAGACGCCAACGCGGTTGCACATGGGGCGACCTCCGCGCCTTTCACCACCGGGCTGCCGCCCCCGAGGCCCAGCTCCAGCCCGTCGTCCAGATTGACGACTCCACTGCCATCACAGTGCAGACCTCCCGcgatggcctcctcctcctctcagtTTGTACGTTCTCCCCTTATATCGAGCGTGGCTTCATCTGTAACCCAACCACGCGCCAGATTGGTCAAGTCCCGGAGATTCAAGGGCCTGTTTGGATGGTGCCCGGGTCAGCCTTACCAAAACTGGGGCGCGCCAATTATTTGGCGAAGCTTTTTGCCGCCGCTGTTTCGCCCAGGAGCTGGCTGAAAAGTGAACGCAGGAACCAAAATTTTGGCAGGGATCTAAGAAGTTGGCGTCAATCCAAACGAGAGCCCACGCCCGCAGTCAACGCCAAAATTTTGGCTTGGCAGTGGCCGGCTACGATCCAAACAGACCCCAAGACTTCCATGTCACGGGGCTATATCGGCATCCTCCTACCG GTGCGGCCGAGGAGGGTAGGGCGTCCGCCAGAGCAGGCGGCCTTCTTCGACGCATCTGTCCTGGTCAGTGGTAACCTGCATTGGAGTTGGTGGCCGCTCCCTGTGAAGAAGGATCAGAGTGAGAAGACCATAACGGTGTTCGACACCACATCCGAGTTGTTCCGGCTGATGCGCGGTCCAGTCGTTCAGACAAGCACAGCTTATCTGTATGAGGTGGATGGCGCACTTGGCATCTACAGCTGCAACGATACCATCGCGACTGTTGATATCTGGTCGATGGAGGACTATGATAGTGAGGTCTGGTCCCATAGATACCATGTCCAATTGCCAGTGGCAGAGATAACGAGGCATGGGCGCCGGGATGTGCTGGTTGTACATGAGGAGAGGGATGTGTTTGTGCTCTACAATTCTGGAAGAACTCTGTTTCTTGTTGACACTGATGGGAAATTGCTGACAAGTTTGCAGTTGGACGATGGCATCATCATTCCAGCTACACATAGGATCAAGCAAAGCCTTGTTCAACATAGCTTCTTTTCAGCACTGCAGGATGCCCCTTTGAATGCTTGGTCTTTCATCTGA